The following is a genomic window from Desulfitobacterium chlororespirans DSM 11544.
AATTTCTTTATAGGGATCTAAAACGGGCGAGGGCTTTTCTTTAGTCAGTTGATAGTGAGGAATATGGGAATCATTGAGGGCTTTACGTATGGTCTGCCGGGCCACTTTCAAGTTACGGCTAATCTTTCGGATGGACCACCCTTCAACGAAATGCTTCTTTCTGATATACTCTTTATCGACCATCTCTAGCATGTCCTTCCCCCTGTACGATTGTTGTCTCAGCAACTCCAATCATACAGAATTAGGCTCTGGAGGTGGTCAACTTTTTGGTTAGCAAACCCTATTTTTGTGGTCAACATTTATGTTAGCACTACTAGTGGGAGTTTAGGGGATATATCATAAATACTGATAAGTCGTTGGTGTCAGCGGATCGGGTGAAGGAATTCTTGTCCGATAGTTACTGGGCTGGTGACAGAACAAAGGAACTTATTCAAAAGACGATAGAGCATTCATTTTGTTACGGAATATACTATGGAGAGGAGCAGGTTGGTTTTGCTCGTGTTGTGACCGACTATGCAACGATGGTATGGATAAGTGATGTTTATATCGATAGAAATCATAGGAGGAAAGGGCTTGGTAAAAAGCTGATAGCATGTATTCTGGAGACACCAGAGTTCAAAAATGTCAGGAGCGCTTTAGTAACCCGGGATGCCCATGGGTTGTATGAACAGTTTGGCTTTGAGGGAGTCGAATCAGTATTCATGATGCGAAAGTCTGTTTAGGATTTGGGGGAATTACTGATGCATCTGCAAGCCGGTGTGAAAGGACTAATATATTTAGCAATGGTTAGTGTTATGCTGGGGGGATTATTGGCCTTAACGACCTACTTCGTTTTAGATGATCCTCCGATAAGAGGAGCACAACCGTTCATAGTAGAGACCAGTATTGATGAGCAAGGGCCGGTACTTCGCTTGTTAACCCCAAATGGAAAGAAAAAGTTTGAACTATTTGATGGTGAGTTTGCTGATGGAACCAAGATCTTTGAGTCATCTGTGTATAAATGGAAATCTGATAAGTGGATTTTTGCACACATGGGGCAACAGCCTTATAAGCCTGAAGATCCGGTAAGAATGTCGAGCCTGGACTGCTTCGGAATACTCGAAGTAATTGACCCGGAAATCATAATTGTTGAATATGAAACGGATACGGAAAAGAAACTATTGTCTATTGATGAAGTGAATTCCCGTAGGTTTGTTGCGTTTCAAACAGAACCTGGGAATAAGGACTATTATCAAATTCGTGGTAAGTCTAAGGATGGTGAAGTTTTATGGCAGCTTTTCCATGATAATTATTGGGGGAGAGAGTCTTCAGGTTGAGGTGGCGGGTGGCCATATAGGCTCAGAAGCAGGACAGTTCAAGTATAGGTCAAATTCCCAAACGTTTGGGAATTTTGTTTTTTAGCCAATCCGATGGTGTGGTAGTCAATTGTGAACAGGATATCTGAAAGCTCTATGATCGGTGCTAAGGCTGCTGTTGAAGAGCGGTGCGGTATGTTGCTGAGAAAAACAATGCCAGATGAAAAGGATGCTAAAGAAAAAACAGGTCTAAAGGCGGGAAGTATCCCGCCTTTAGCTTTCTATCCGGTGGTGTTGGCGGGAAATCCGGCAGATTGTCGCCGGTATGATTATTTGAACTATATGAAATTATCGGGAAGAAAGATATGGCCATCAGCGTCTATATTAAATGGAGGCGAGTAAAGTGAAGAAAATAGTTACTTTTGCAGTTATGATTATAGCTCTCTTGCTTAGCGGGTGCTCTGCTAAAGACATAGCAGCTGAAAATAGCGTCATAGGAGCGGATTACCTAAAAGATAAGGGCTATGAAATTATTGCGTATGAGGGTAACGCGGAAAACTATATCCTGACTAAGGAAAAGCTTATGAGCATGCCTTATATGATTTACTGGGGGTTGCAAAGGGAAGATCCCAGCAAGTACCTCAGCAAAGAAGTACATGTGGAAAAGTTCATTATTAAGAATCATCCTTTTGATAACTGGCAGTCCACAAGCAGGTATCCTGAGAATATCGTAAAGTCAAAAGGTGAAACCCGTGTCTGGGTATATATTGCTGATAAAGAGGCTGTCGGCGGAATTTCCTATCCGGCTATCGACGAACCAATGGCCGGCGGCTATTGGTCTCTTGATGGCAAGACATTGGAAGAAGTTCACTCCATAAATTATAGTGATTGGCTTGAGCAATGGCAGAATAAGTTTGATTATTGAGCCGGGGCAGGTACGATTTGTAAAATAAGTGGATAAATTGGAGGAATGTTTAAGTATATATTGAATTGTACTTTATAGGCACTTTATAGGGGAGAGCTGGTTTGGTTATATTGCTCCATGGCCGGAACCTGATAAGGAAGCCTGTTTTGTATAGGGTTAAATATAGATGGAGGGATTACTGTGAAAAGAGTACGTGTTAAACCGAGTAAATCTCAATCTTTTGTTGGGATGATCGGTGGGGCCGTTTTTGTTATTATCGGATTTAGTATTATACCCATGATGGGGATGTTCGGTATTTTTTGGACCATAATGGCGATAGCCATTGCCGGAATGCATGCTTATAATTACTTTACTGATAAAGGTGTAGCCTCTTGGGAGATAGATGTAGAGTCTAATCATCAAGGTGTTAATAGAGAAGAGGATTTTGAAGCAAAGCTGCGCAAGCTTAATAGGCTTAAAGAGGACGGATTAATCACAGATTCTGAATTCGAGAAGAAGCGCGCCGATATCATGAGGTCGGAATGGTAGTGGGAGAGAGTATAGATGAGGTGAGAGATTAGCTTGGATAAGACAGAGCGGACTATCGAAACATACGACTTACATGCTGATTTGTATGAGGAAAAGTTTATGAATTTTCCTGGGTATGCTAAAAGAATTCAATCCTTTGGCGAGATTTTAGGGACGGGAGCCAAGGTGCTTGATGTTGGATGTGGTCCGGGAAATGCAGCGAAGCAATTGGTCGAATTGGATAAGGAATTCGAGGTTTTAGGGATAGATCTTTCCAGTGAAATGATTAGGCATGCAAAGGTAAATGTAATTTCCCCTCGCGTCGAGTTTAGGGTAGGAGATATTAGGAATATGGATTTAGAGGAAAATGCCTTCGACGCAGTAATAGCATCCTTTTGCTTACCGCACTTAACAGATGAGGAAGCTGGGATGTTTATCCAAGATATTAGCAAAGTATTACGTGAAGGGGGGCTATTGTACCTAAGTTGTATGGAAGGCAGCAAATCTGGTTTCGAGATGACAAGTTTTAGTTCGAATGATTTCATATTTTTTAATTACTATTCGGAAGAGTTCATATCGAATGTATTATGTACGAACGGTTTAAAGATTAATGAAGTTCAACGTGATGAATATCTTGAAAGTGATGGAAGCAAAACGAACGATATGTTTTTTCTTGCAAAGAAGCAGTGTGTAACAGGCGACGGCCCAGAACATATTTGAAACCGTCACAATAGATTGCCATTATCGTCAGGAACTTCTGCCGTCTATGATGGGATGTAGATGAGAGGAGGAAAAAGATGCCTGAAATTATTCTTATAATCTATTTAGCATTTTTCGCTTTCATAATATTCTTTATGATAAGTATCATTAATTTTATGAAGAGGAAAACCCAAAATGATGAATTACTTATCATAAAGATCGAGGAGCTGATAAATAAGCTTCCGGGCAAAGATAGCTAAAGTAATTTTGAATTTACTAATAAAGCAAGGATTTATGAATCATTTACACAGTACGAGTAAGTAAGGTTAGTGGAAGGTGGTGGAGCTTTTGCAAAGGAAAGCATTTTCCATAGTACTGGGCATTATACTTATATTTACCATCATGCCCATGGCAGTCTATGCTGATATAGGCCCTAAGCCTTCCGTGGTTATTGACTTCAAGGGTCTTGAAGACGAAAGATATTATGTAACTCTGCTGTCTGAGATGGCTTCCACTGGACCTCATAGTGCCTTAGGAGAACATCCTGGCAACCAAAGATATCATGAAGGTGATGAAGATTATGAGATTTGGGAAAAGTTCCTTTCCTATCAGGACAAAGACGGATATTATTTTTTGCAGTATTTTGGAGAATGCAGCGAGACAGCCCAGTTTACCTGGGGGTACTATCCACCGCCCAAGTTTAAAATTCTAATTTACTTTCCGGCATATGATCAATTTGCCGTTAGTGGAGAAGTATATGAACGCTATGCTTTTCACAGTTATTATAGTGCCGATGTGAAGGGTTTGGAGTTAGAATCAATTACACCCATTGAGAATATCGAAGCGGTGAGAAATTATGATTATACATGGGAATTGATTTCTCTTCTGGCCAGAATTGTCGCAACTGTGGCAATTGAAGTTCTGATTGCGCTACTGTTTGGTTTCAGAGCCAAAAAGCAGCTCTTGCTTATAGGCACTGTAAATATTGTGACTCAATCGATACTTAACATCCTGCTCAATGTTATCAATTATAATGAGGGTAGTATGATGTTTGTTTTCAACTATATTTGGATGGAATTCCTTGTATTTATCATTGAAGCAGGGGTATATTCGGCTCTTCTACCAAAATACAGCGGCACGGAATCGAGGAAAAGATGGCTTGTTCCCCTCTATGCTTTGACTGCCAATGCGGTATCCTTTGGTTTGGGGATCTATATCGCTTATTTGATACCCGGAATTTTTTAGTTGCCCAGGGAGTGGCAGTACAGAAGCGAGCGTGCGTTAAGTATTAATGAAGGAGTGTTGTTTATGATTAAGGGAAAAAAGAAAAAATCACCGCCATCAATTGATGAGTGGCTCAAAGAGGCAAAATCTGATCCTGCGGCAGTACAGGAGGGAATGTTTCTGGTTCATAATGGCGTTGTGCGTCAAACGCCTAAGGCAAAAGTGCGCCAGGGAATTGATGACGGGTCCGTGGTAAAAGGCATGGAATTCGCTTATGATGCGGCAAAGGTTGATGAAGTAATTGCGGAAACTTATAAGATGGACGGGATTTTCCATGTCAGGGTTTGGCTTAATGAAGGTCAGCTTGAGCTGGGCGATGATATCATGGTTGTACTGATAGGAGGAGATATCAGGCCTCATGTGGTGGATGCTCTCCAATATCTGGTAGGAAGGATTAAAAACGAATGTGTTACCGAGATTGAGCGGAAGTAGTCAGGCAAAGGGAGGCCGGTATGGATTATACATCCCTGATAATAAACTTTATGAGTGGGACTGGAAATTCCTTCAGAGCCACCGCATGGATGACGAAAATGGGTAATCAAAGAGGGATAAGGTCGGAACACTATCCGATCGCCAGATGCCGGAGGGCGTCTGATGTGGATAAAGGCTCTGGTGAGCTATTGGGAGTGGTGTTTCCCACCCATGGATTTACTGCACCTTGGCATGTGATTAGGTACGCGCTGCGTCTGCCTTCGGGAAGGGGAAAACATGCTTTTGTGGTGGCCACAAGAGCCGGGAGCAGAATCGCCTCTATTCCGTTTCCCGGAATGGAGGGGACTGCAGGTTATCTTATTGCCCTTATACTGATTTTGAAGGGGTACGGTGTTCGGGGAGTTATGGGGCTTGATATGCCCTCCAACTGGATGGGATTGCACTGGGGGCTGAATTCTGTTAATTCCGGATTCATCATTGATAGGGCAAAGGTTAAGGCGGATGCTTTCATAAACAGCATTTTAGAAAGGAACAAAGAGTTTAGGGGGATTGTCCCCCTCATCCTGGGCCTGTTGCTGAGTCCCGTTTCTTTGGGTTATCTGATTATAGGGCGTTTTTTTCTGTCGAAACTGTTTTTTGCCTCCGGGGATTGCACGGGTTGTGGTTTGTGTGCTGAAAGCTGTCCGGTCAAGGCTATAAAAATGGTGGGGAATAGCAAACCCCGACCATATTGGACATTTGCTTGTGAAAGCTGCATGAGATGCATGGGCTATTGTCCTAACCAAGCTGTTGAAGTGAGCCATCCCTTTGCCGTTATCTTGTATTTTTTGGCGACACTGCCGGTATCCGTCTATATATTAAATGAACTCAGTGAGTCCGCGCTCATGGGACCCTATTTGTTTGTTGTGAGTGCTCTGTTTAATTATAGTTACATCTTGTTTGTGTTTTTTATAGCCAACCTTGTTCTTTTTTTGCTTATTCAAATTCCTCTGCTTAACAAGCTTTGCACCTACACCACATTGACCCATATTTACCGCCGGTATCACGAGCCTGATACAAAATTAGGAGATATGCTCAAAAAACAAGGCTAGGGGAGTGCAAACTATTGAGATGCTTAAAAAAGATGAATCTATTCAAAAAAATCGTACTTTTTTTACTTAGTACGGTGATCGTATTCAACATTGCACTTCAATTAGTTTTAACTCTGAGTGGAGCTGGATTAACGGTTTTAGATATTTATGCTCAAACCTTGCCCCGGGAAGATACTAAAGCCATAAATTACAGCCCTGCGTATTTCATGGAAACAAAGAGCTATTTCGAAAAACAGGAAAAAGGGCAATGTGCCGGCTTTTCTTCTGCTTATGTTCTTAGAGTTTTGAGTGAGGAAATAAGCGGTAGGGACAATTATCAAGGACTCGGGCACAAATTTTCCAATGGGTATGTGATGCCCCAAGCACTGATAGACATTTTCGAGAAATATAATTATCAAGTGAACATGTTTAGTGGGAATCTGGAACAGCTGAAAACACGACTAAATCAGGGAAAGCCCATTATTGTTTTAATAGGGCATTTTGTCAGCTGGCAACACTATGTAACGGTTGTGGGATACGATGAAGACACTATTTTTCTCTATGATTCAAACATGGATACCGACAATTCCAGAGGGTATAACAGAACAATGACCAATGAGGAATTTTTATCTCAGTGGGAGAATGAAATACCCTTTTTTGAACACATTTATTTTATTGTAGAGCAGTAGGGGAGGGTTCCGATGAAAGTCTTTATGGGGTCTTTTCAAAGCCTGAACGTGATAGGACGGGTCGGAATATTTATTGGCATAGCAGCTTCTGTAAGCGGAATTATAGTGTTTATTTTATGGGCATTATGGGCAATTCAATATACATTTAATGAAACGATACCCATAATTTTTATAGGATTTGGGCTCCCGGTGATTCTTGGACTAGTGGCTTCATTCTATGGAATCATTTGGTTAATGTATGGTGTGTTTGTGTATTCTCTGCCACTCAGCCTTTATGCAGCTATGACGCCAAGCGTCCTTAGATTTTTTCTGTTGGTTTCACTTGGTTATTTAGCTTCTGCCATTTTATTGACATTGGATAGGAAGGTCCGGAGATAGTGGTAAGGTGTATAGATGGTCATTTGGGCGAGGTGATTTTATGACAAAAACCTTAGTAACTACGTCTTTCCAATCTATGAAAATAGAAAAGGGCTATCATTTGGCTACTTCTTCCGTAGCGGAGGCTCAACAAATACGGAAAATGAAGGTATTGCTGAATACAGAGCAGAGGGACGTCAGGAAAAGACTTATCTTTCAATGAACAAGCAGCAGGTGGCAAAAATTGAAATTGACAATGGCAACACTGTCGAAATTATTGATATTGATCATACAAAACCCTTTGCGGTTATTTTGCCTGTTGGCCTGGGTGCAATAAAAATTTACGATAAAGACGGCAGTGTGTTGCCAACAATCCCCCAAGCATTATAGGTTGATGGAATTATATGGGCAGGATGAAGAGTGAGCCAAGCTTTAAAGAGTGGAGGATGAGATGAATCTAAAGTCAAATCTGAAGTCATTTATTATACTGGCATTACTGCTGCAACTTATCATTATCATGCTAATACTTAAATCGGGCATAACTATGCTGGTTTTGGCAGTTGGCTCCTTGGTATTGGCTATGTTGTTAAGTGTTAATAGAGCTTTCTATGAGAGATTTTCTGCTTTTCTGAATCCAGGATTCTATCGAAGCTGTGGCGAGAAGGATAGCAGCCTTTATAAGAAGAAGAGAAGGTATAGCACCATTAATTTCTATATATTGGCGATGCTTGCTCTTAATGGATACAGGGTATCGATGTTGGACAGCGCTCCTGGATTACTGTCGGGTATAAATCAATTCATATCCTTTGCACTTGTTGCTTTTGTCCTTCTTTTTATAATCGTTTTCTTTTCGATTATATTAATCAAGAGCTCGGATGAGGATCTGCTGTGGAATATGTTCATGGGGATTCTATTCATTGCACTCTCATTTATAGTATACTTTTCTTTCCTATAATGTCTTTGGGAAATCCTCATATCCAACTTGAAAAGGGTGAGGGAATGAAAAGAAGGATAATCTTTATACTTCTCATACTAATAGTGGGCTTAAACGGATGCGCTCAGGAGGCAAGTACATCATCAAAGATTCCGGAAGAGAGAAACCAAATTTCATCATAAGGAAGTAGAATAATGACAGAACTATGGGATATCTACGATAAAAACAGGACTTTAACCGGCAGGACAATGGAACGAGGAAGCCAATTTGCTAAAGGCGATTATCATTTGGTTATTCATGTTTGTATCTTTAACTCGAAAAACGAACTGTTGATCCAAAAACGGCAACCCTGGAAAAAGGGATGGCCTAATATGTGGGATATCACTGTCGGGGGAAGTGCTTTGGCCGGTGAAACCAGTGCGGAAGCCGCCGAAAGAGAAACCTTTGAAGAAATAGGCTATAAAATTGATTTGTCTGCTGAACGCCCATTTTTCACCGTGAATTTTGAAAGAGGCTTTGATGACTATTATCTCGTTGAGAGAGAGATTGATATTAATGGCTTATGCTTGCAATATGAAGAAGTTCAATGCGTGAAATGGGCAAGTAAGGATGAAATCATGCAGTTTATTAAAGA
Proteins encoded in this region:
- a CDS encoding GNAT family N-acetyltransferase, with the protein product MINTDKSLVSADRVKEFLSDSYWAGDRTKELIQKTIEHSFCYGIYYGEEQVGFARVVTDYATMVWISDVYIDRNHRRKGLGKKLIACILETPEFKNVRSALVTRDAHGLYEQFGFEGVESVFMMRKSV
- a CDS encoding SHOCT domain-containing protein; this encodes MKRVRVKPSKSQSFVGMIGGAVFVIIGFSIIPMMGMFGIFWTIMAIAIAGMHAYNYFTDKGVASWEIDVESNHQGVNREEDFEAKLRKLNRLKEDGLITDSEFEKKRADIMRSEW
- a CDS encoding class I SAM-dependent methyltransferase, whose translation is MDKTERTIETYDLHADLYEEKFMNFPGYAKRIQSFGEILGTGAKVLDVGCGPGNAAKQLVELDKEFEVLGIDLSSEMIRHAKVNVISPRVEFRVGDIRNMDLEENAFDAVIASFCLPHLTDEEAGMFIQDISKVLREGGLLYLSCMEGSKSGFEMTSFSSNDFIFFNYYSEEFISNVLCTNGLKINEVQRDEYLESDGSKTNDMFFLAKKQCVTGDGPEHI
- a CDS encoding molybdenum cofactor biosynthesis protein MoaE; this translates as MIKGKKKKSPPSIDEWLKEAKSDPAAVQEGMFLVHNGVVRQTPKAKVRQGIDDGSVVKGMEFAYDAAKVDEVIAETYKMDGIFHVRVWLNEGQLELGDDIMVVLIGGDIRPHVVDALQYLVGRIKNECVTEIERK
- a CDS encoding EFR1 family ferrodoxin (N-terminal region resembles flavodoxins. C-terminal ferrodoxin region binds two 4Fe-4S clusters.); this encodes MDYTSLIINFMSGTGNSFRATAWMTKMGNQRGIRSEHYPIARCRRASDVDKGSGELLGVVFPTHGFTAPWHVIRYALRLPSGRGKHAFVVATRAGSRIASIPFPGMEGTAGYLIALILILKGYGVRGVMGLDMPSNWMGLHWGLNSVNSGFIIDRAKVKADAFINSILERNKEFRGIVPLILGLLLSPVSLGYLIIGRFFLSKLFFASGDCTGCGLCAESCPVKAIKMVGNSKPRPYWTFACESCMRCMGYCPNQAVEVSHPFAVILYFLATLPVSVYILNELSESALMGPYLFVVSALFNYSYILFVFFIANLVLFLLIQIPLLNKLCTYTTLTHIYRRYHEPDTKLGDMLKKQG
- a CDS encoding C39 family peptidase; protein product: MRCLKKMNLFKKIVLFLLSTVIVFNIALQLVLTLSGAGLTVLDIYAQTLPREDTKAINYSPAYFMETKSYFEKQEKGQCAGFSSAYVLRVLSEEISGRDNYQGLGHKFSNGYVMPQALIDIFEKYNYQVNMFSGNLEQLKTRLNQGKPIIVLIGHFVSWQHYVTVVGYDEDTIFLYDSNMDTDNSRGYNRTMTNEEFLSQWENEIPFFEHIYFIVEQ
- a CDS encoding NUDIX hydrolase produces the protein MTELWDIYDKNRTLTGRTMERGSQFAKGDYHLVIHVCIFNSKNELLIQKRQPWKKGWPNMWDITVGGSALAGETSAEAAERETFEEIGYKIDLSAERPFFTVNFERGFDDYYLVEREIDINGLCLQYEEVQCVKWASKDEIMQFIKEGQFIGYWFMEQLFDIRKHRAGYRFTG